TGAATGGTTTGGTGCCAAAACCTAAAGCATGCATTCCATAGAATGAGTTGGTGTTTGTGTTCTGtaaggtaccagggagagatggctcAGGTATAGATAATGATGAGAGGAACATTGTCTTAGGGGCCAAACTCTGGTTTCCCAGCGATCCGTCCAGGACCAAAAGCTGCATCCCTGTGACTTCATGTCCCATCGTCTCAACTCTGCAGAGAGGACCTATGACGTTGGGAACCGGGAACTCCTAATGGGTAATATGGCTCTGGaagagtggagacactggctggaaggGGCAGAACATCAATTTTCGGTATGGACTGACTAGAATAATTTAGAATAACTCTGCACTGCCAAGCGCCTTAACTCCAGGCAAGCCCGTTGGGTCCTGTTATTTACCAGGTTCAATTTCACCATCTCCTACCGCCCAGGGTCCAAAAATGTGAAGCCGGACTCCCTTTCCCGCCTgtacagttcctctgccacaccctctgaatcagagaccaTCCTCCCTGCTTCATGTTTGGCTGTGGTCCACAAAGCACAACGTACCCAGCCGGACGATGAGGTGGGGGCCCGTCTAACCGGATGTTTGAACCTGATTCGGCCCAGCCTCAAGTCTCGGAAAGGGCTCACTCCTCCAGGCTTACCTGTCATCCTGGTGCTCGCCGTACCCTGGCTTCCTCCGACAACACttctggtggcccaccatggCTTCTGATGTCTCAGCCTTTGCCGCTGCTCAAAGCAAGACTCCGCGGCAAGCTCCATCTGTCCTCtttcagccactgcctgttcctCATCGCCCCTGGTCCCTCATCGCCCCTGGTCCCTCATCGCCCCTGGTCCCTCATCGGCCCTGGTCCCTCATCGACCCTGGTCCCTCATCGCCCCTGGTTCCTCATCGCCCCTGGTTCCATATTTCCCTGTATTATGTCACTGGGCTTCCTCCATCAGATGGGAACACCACCATCCTGACAGTGATTGACAGGTTCTCCAAGGccgcccatttcatccctcttCCTAAGTTACCTTtagccaaggagacggcccagctcatggtgcagcacgtcttctgAATCCATGGACTCCCGGTCAACATTGTCTCGGATCGGGGTCCTCAGTTTTCGTCTCGATTTTAGGGCATTCTGCACCCTTATTGGGtagtcggccagcctgtcctccgggttTCATCCCCAATCCAACAGCCAGCCGGAGCGAGCCAATCAAGACGGCACTCCGGTGTCTCGTTGCCAGTaaaaccccaccacctggagtcaGCAACTGGTCTGGGTGGAATATGCCAGGAACACTCTCCCCTGCTCGGCCACTGGACTCTCCCCCTTGTAATGCTCCATGGGGTATCAGCCTCCGCTCTTCCCAGAGAAAGAAGTTGAGGTCAACATACCTTCAAGCCCAGATGTTCGTCCACCGCTGTCGGCGTACCTGGAAAAGAACTCGGGCGGCTCTTCTCAAAACCCCCTCCAGGTATCGTCGACAAGCAGATCACCACCGGACTCCGGCTCTCCGCTATCGTATCGGGCAGAGGGTATGGTTGTCCACTCGGGACCTGCCCCTCCGGGTGGAATCCCGCAAAATTTCCCCCCATTTCATTGGTCCTTTCCCCATTTCTAGAGTCCTTAGTCCCACtgctgttgccccgtaccctctGTGTTCACCCTACTTTTCATGTGTTCAGGATTAAGCCCTTGTCTCACAGTCCTCTGTCTTCTATTTCTAGGTGCCATGTAAGCCTAGATACAATGTATTGTAATGACAAAGCGTTGTCTGCTTGTAATAATGATGCACAAAATGATCAATACAAATGATTGTGCTGTTTAAGCCGACTGTCATCGCTTGcactgatgactgagtaatgtttgtactgatgactgagtaatgtttgtagtgatgactgagtaatgtttgtactgatgactgagtaatgtttgtactgatgactgagtaatgtttgtagtgatgactgagtaatgtttttactgatgactgagtaatgtttgtaccgatgactgagtaatgtttgtaccgatgactgagtaatgtttgtaccgaTGACTGAGTAATGCTTGTaccgatgactgagtaatgtttgtaccgatgactgagtaatgtttgtagtgatgactgagtaatgtttgtactgatgactgagtaatgcttgtactgatgactgagtaatgtttgtactgatgactgagtaacgtttgtactgatgactgagtaacgtttgtactgatgactgagtaatgtttgtactgatgactgagtaatgtttgtaccgatgactgagtaatgtttgtaccgatgactgagtaatgcttgtactgatgactgagtaatgtttgtactgatgactgagtaatgtttgtactgatgactgagtaatgtttgtacagatgactgagtcatgtttgtactgatgactgagtaatgtttgtactgatgactgagtaatgtttgtactgatgactgagtaatgtttgtactgatgactgagtaatgtttgtactgatgactgagtaatgtttgtactgataactgagtaatgtttgtactgatgactgagtaatgtttgtactgatgactgagtaatgtttgtactgatgactgagtaatgtttgtaccgatgactgagtaatgtttgtactgatgactgagtaatctttgtactgatgactgagtaatgtttgtactgatgactgagtaatgtttgtagtgatgactgagtaatgtttgtaccgatgactgagtaatgtttgtaccgatgactgagtaatgtttgtaccgatgactgagtaatgtttgtactgatgactgagtaatgtttgtactgatgactgagtaatgtttgtactgatgactgagtaatgtttgtaccgatgactgagtaatgtttgtagtgatgactgagtaatgtttgtagtgatgactgagtaatgtttgtactgatgactgagtaatgtttgtagtgatgactgagtaatgtttgtactgatgactgagtaatgtttgtactgatgactgagtaatgtttgtactgatgactgagtaatgtttgtactgatgactgagtaatgtttgtactgatgactgagtaatgtttgtactgatgactgagtaatgtttgtactgatgactgagtaatgtttgtagtgatgactgagtaatgtttgtactgatgaccgagtaatgtttgtaccgatgaccgagtaatgtttgtaccgatgaccgagtaatgtttgtactgatgactgagtaatgtttgtactgatgattgagtaatgtttgtagtgatgactgagtaatgtttgtactgatgactgagtaatgtttgtactgatgactgagtaatgtttgtaccgatgactgagtaatgtttgtactgatgactgagtaatgtttgtactgatgactgagtaatgtttgtaccgatgactgagtaatgtttgaaTGGTTTTAGACTAGTTGTTTTGGTTTGACTGCTTTACCAATGAAAATGGTTGGCTACTGGCAGCTCAATGCAGTATGAACAAAACAAGCTCAACCACAGTTTAATTGTTTTCTAGGCCGATATTTATTATTGTCACGTTTTTTGTGTTGTTTATCAGACGATTTATTTTGGGGCTGTTATAATCAAGGATACTCATTTGTTAatatttagttgttttttttatcaCTTTTTTTTTATCACTTACCATTGATGTGTCCCAAGAAActtgaaaaaaatgtatcatcAGTCATTCTGTTCCAGTTCCTAATATTGTTCTATAGAAACGGTTATTTTATACACAATGTAGCCGATTTATTGTCCATAGTGTTTCCTGGTTTAGTTAAGTTTTAAGTGAGAATATGGAGCATACTATTGGTAGCGTATTAACAAGCTTATTTCCATTAGGGGGTAGATTATGACCTGGTGTAGCAGTCCATTTTAGAGAGTGTATTCTTCATTAGATTATGGTTAATCATTGTCCGATTTCTTATCAGATAAAATCTTTACATACAGTGTATAAAAGTTATGTTCCTCATCACATCTAATAGGATCACTTCTTATCAGCATACAGTCATAGTTACTGGTTGGTTTGTAGTTCCCCTTGATTCAATTAGCTATGCTGTTTTGCCTTTTTAAAGTCCCATGAACTATTACATACCTTCTGTGACAAGAGACAATATGGGAGTGACAGATATGAGGTAAGGAAAGTGAAACTTAAGGAAAGATAAACTCATACATTGTAATAATACTAGCCTCACTCAGTCAGTCCCATGACTGCTGAAACTCTTCACTAAGAAATACATCACATGCCAGACAGAGCACACCATGGGCGTCCAGGGATTGACCAGCTTTATGGAGGAGAATGGAAACATTTTAAAAGATGTTCACCTCAGAAACAGCAAGTTGATCATCGATGGTAGTAATCTGTTCAACTTGCTTTATTTTGACTCACGTTTGGATCAGAGTCATGGAGGGGATTATGATGCTTTTGAGGACCAGGTCTGCAAGTTCTTTAAGGCTCTGAGAGACTGCGACATTGACCCCTTTGTGATTGTAGATGGGGGCTCCGACTACACCGACAAAAAGtttgaaacaaaaaaaaacagagctcTATCAAGGATCAACAGAGCGAAAAGCTTGTCCATGGGGCTTCAGGGGAGCGGTGGTATATTACCAACCCTCATCAAACATGTCTTCAAACAGGTCCTCATCAGCCTGAATGTGCCGTACGCACAGTGCATTTGTGAGGCAGACCAAGATATAGCCTCCCTGGCTCGAAGTTGGAACTGTCCAGTGCTGTCCAATGACAGTGACTTTTATATCTTTGACATCCAGGCAGGATTTCTGCCCACCTCCCATTTTCACTGGCAGAGAGTGTCTATGCAACGCGGGAGCTCTATAAGATACATTCCCTGCAAGCAGTACACCACAACAAGCTTCTGCAGACACTTCAACATCAACAGACAGGTTCTCCCAGTCTTCGCTGCCATGTTAGGAAACGACTACGTCAAGTTGCATAACATGGGTGTTTCCCTCAGGTGGGAAGAATACACGTCAATGGAAGGAAGGTTTGCCCGCTTCGACGGCTTGCTGAATTGGCTGGCCCGCTTCCATGGGCAGAAGGATGCCTTGGACTCCGTGCTCAGGCTCATCAGTCATTGTAACAACAGACAGAAAACAGGTGCTGTCCTCCATGGCCTCTCCCTGGGCATAGAAGAGTACCATCTTCCCCCTAGTTGCCTGGAGCGGTTCTTCAACGATGGAGTGGGACCAGGGCCCGGCCGTCTCCCAGAGCCTCTGAGGGTCCTTCCAGACTGGACCCTGCTGCCATTGATGGAAGGTAGACTTCCCTCCTGCATGGTAGACGTGCTGCTGCTGGGAAGGATGATGCAGGGTGCCCAGGTGGAAGATCCCAGCTTGCCATGTGGGAACAACACCTCTCGGTCCATACGACAGGTACTCTACGGGCTGCTGCTGGGTGGGAGGAGGGCAGACCACAGCCGTCAGAGACCCCCAGTGGATGAAGTGGAGGAGTATTACAGGGAAGGCAAGAGCCTGACCAGCAGCATGGTTGAAGCCATCCTTCCCAGTGCTGCAGAACATATACAGCTAGACACTCTGCATCAGGTATGTATACATGTGCatgatatagtatacagtatattcaaaCATACTGCTGTTGATTCTCATTATCTTGCTGTGTTCCTTAGGCTCCAAGGTTAGTGCAGCTTAAGGTGTTTTTGGAGACACTTGGTGTGTCCCAGTCCACTTTGAGCGGTGTCCCGCCTCATCTGCGTCTTCCTGTGGCTGTCACCTGCTACTGGCTGAGGCACGCCCATTCCCCTCCAGAACTCCCTGTCCTGCAGGCCCTGCTACTAGGATTGGTGTATGGAGAGCTctgtagaaagagaaagagccaAAGAGGTATGGCCCAGAGCATCTACGAGAAAACACACCATTTAGAATTGATGAATATCGAAGTGTAGCCACTGACTCCTCCTTTTGTGTAACAGGGTTTATGGAGGGACCAGTGTTGGAGAGGCTGAGAGGGCTGATTCAGAGAGGTAGAAGGAGCCTAGACCTGGGTGTGGCCCACGCCTACAGCCAGTGGCAGTGCTGCCTGAAAGAAAGCCTTCACCTCAACCAACTGCTGTGCTTCCCTCTAGACGAGCCTCAGTGTGCCTGGTAAGGTGTCCCTTCCTAAGTCAACCCTTGGCCCTAAACTTAGAGCAGTGGGATTCATTCACATTGCATTTCATCCCAGCAGAAACAGAGATAATTCAACCATCTTTTGTTTCCTGGGTGGCGTCTAGGCTGTACAAGGGCACTCTGGTGCACCAGCTTGTGACCAAACTGAGAGGGGGGTTAACCCCGGATTCTCTCCTGATGGGAGACCTTGGCTCTGgacagctgtatagggccatgCTGGGAGCCATACTCAACTCCCATGATTCTCATGAGGCAGCTGTCATCCCATTTGTGTCTGGGCTGCAGAGGGCCACACCTCCATCCTTGACACAGCCACTGGACGATCTGACGGCCCATCTACACATTCTGGCTCTggaatatgatgatgatgatggtgctgGAGGTGGGAGCAAGGCCAAGTCAGAGGACGATCTGGGTTGGACTTTGGTCTCAGTGCGGACCCGGCACAAGAGCAAGGACAGATTCAACCGAGCTAGGAATCCAGAATTCTCCCGGAAGCAGGGGCGGATCGGCTGGGAATAGGGAGGGACCATTATATAACGGTTTAGATATATAGACGTTCTGCTCAACTCTTCAATGTTTTTATTGTTCTTGTGTGTACCTATTATGACttaatttacattttattagCATGAACTATAATAGAAGTTATGATAAGTTTGACTTTATTTaatatgtttttatttctttGCTCTCTACTGTAAAAACTTATTTTGGTCTTTGAAAATAGCTCTATAAATCCCATTTATTGTTACGATTAtattactgctgctcttgaaaTATTTTATCATCAAAatgaaaaataacatttaaaccAGCTATTCTTGAGAATGATTGGCTATACACACTAAAGTATATCTCTGCTTTGACAGTATATTTTAAATTAAATTCTTATTCTGAACAAATCTTAGATAGTCATTTTTACCTCTATGAGCAAAAAATGTGTTACTTCAGTGACGCTGAAAACGTATGCCACCTAAACtgattatacagtaccagtcaaaagtttggacacacctactcatgcaatgtttttttaaatgtttgtttttacattttctacattgtagaatagtgaagacatcaaaactataaaatagcacatatggaatcatgtagtaaccaaaaaaagtgttaaacaaatcaaaatataatttatattttagattcctcaaagcagccaccctttgccttgaagacagctgcACACTCTTGTGAAAAGACTGCCTGCATCACTTcatgtttttataagaaacattcatgttttggaaattccaaattgtttgcatagtcaacttacacactcATTCTCCGGACAtgctttttttccggatgccccaaacaatcggaaagtggattcatcagagaaaatgactttaccccagtcctcagcagtccaatccctgtaccttttgcagaatatcagtctgtccctgatgtttttcttggagagaagtggcttctttgctgcccttcttgacaccaggccatcctccaaaattcttcgcctcactgtgcgtgcagatgcactcacacctgcctgctgccattcctgagcaagctttgtactggtggtgccctgatcccgcagctgaatcaacttaaggagacggtcctggagcttgctggactttcttgggcgccctgaagccttcttcacaacaattgaaccgctctccttgaagatcttgatgatccgataaatggttgatttaggtgcaatcttactggcagcaatatccttgcctgtgaagccctttttgtgcaaagcaatgatgacggcacgtgtttccttgcaggtaaccatggttgacagatgaaaaatcaaaatcaaatctaatttatttatatagcccttcgtacatcagctgatatctcaaagtgctgtacagaaacctagcctaaaaccccaaacagcaagcaatgcaggtgtagaagcacggtggctaggaaaaactccctagaaaggccaaaacctaggaagaaacctagagaggaaccaggctatgtggggtggccagtcctcttctggctgtgccggatggagattataacagaacatggccaagatgttcaaatgttcataaatgaccagcatggtcaaataataataatcacaggcagaacagttgaaactggagcagcagcatggccaggtggactggggacagcaaggagtcatcatgtcaggtagtcctgaggcatggtcctagggctcaggtcctccgagagagagaaagaaagagagagagaaatagagaattaaagagagcatacttaaattcacacaggacaccggataggacaggagaagtactccagatataacaaactgaccctagccccccgacacaaaatactgcagcataaatactggaggctgagacaggaggggtcaggagacactgtggccccatccgatgatacccccggacagggccaaacaggaaggatataacaatgattccaagcaccaccctccttttgaagcttccagtttgttattcaaactcaatcagcctTGTCCTCTTCAagactcacacctgtgttaacgagagaatcactgacatgtcagctggtccttttgtggcagggctgaaatgcagtggaaagtttttttggggattcagttcatttgcatggctaagagggactttgcaattaattacaattaatctgatcactcttcataacattctggagtatatgcaaattgccatcatacaaactgaggcagcagactttgtaaaaattaatatttgtgtcattctcaaaacttttggccacgactgtactataTGTAGAGGACTTCTGTTGCCTTAGCCATAAAAACTAATTTCTCAAAGCAACATCAATGAATTAGCTACCTTTCCTGGTTCATATCTAAAGGTCAACTTGGAATGGGTATGACTCAATACTCAAATAACCCATAATCAACTGAACCAGTCTTTATAATCCTGGGAATTCAGTTATATTTAATCCAAATGATTATCAAAACAAGCTTGTTAATTGATCGATTCTGCATTGTGAAATTTAACCCACGAATGTCTCGCTGTACCAAACCAGGCAGAAATACAGTAagcaaaatgtgtttttgtgtatgagcctgtgtttgtgttgcttcacagtccccgctgctCATAAGATGTATTTTTAtctggttttaaaaaaaaatctaaatgtactgcttgcatcagttacttgatgtggaatagagttctatgtagtcatggctctatgtagtattgTGCGCCTCCCGTAGTCTATTCTGAACTCTAttctggactgtgaagagacatggtggcatgtcttgtggggtatggatgggtgttggagctgtgtgccagtagttcaaacagacagctcggtgcacgcaacatgtcaatacttttcacaaatacaagtagtgatgaagtcaatctctcctccactttgagccaggagggggtgtaaagccataacacatacgtttttccagcaccagactatgatcgataatttCAAAAGCCGTACtaaagtcaatcaatcaaatgtattcataaagcccttcttacatcagctgatgtcacaaagtgctgtacagaaatccagcctaaaaccccaaacagcaagcaatgcaggtgtagaagcacagtggctaggaaaaactccctagaagggccagatcctaggaagaaacttagagaggaaccaggctatgaggggtggcaagtcctcttctggctgtgccgggtggagattataacagaacatggccaagatgtacaaatgttcatagatgaccagcagggtcaaataataataatcacagtggttgtcgagggtgcaacaggtcagcacctcaggagtaaatgtcagttggcttttcgtagccgatcattcagagtatctctaccactcctgctgtctctagagagttgaaaacagcaggtctgggacaggtagcacgtccggtgaacaggtcagggttccatagccgcaggcagaacagttgaaactggatcagcagcaggccaggtggactggggacagcaaggagtcatcaggccaggtagtcctgaggcatggtcctagggctaaggtcctccgagagaaagaaagaattagagagagcatacttaaattcacacaggacaccggataagacaggagaaatactccagatataacagaatgaccctagcccccgacacataaactactgcagcataaatattggaggctgagacaggaggggtcgggagacactgttacccccggacagagccaaacaggtaggatataaccccacccactttgccaaagcacagctcccacaccactagagggatatcttcaaccactaacttaccatcctgagacaaggccgagcaTAGCCCACAAAGACTGCCACCACGGCacaacaaaacagcccccacaatcatcaatttctctcagacaatcatcagtcatttgtgtgggGCTAGGGtcaagtgctgtgcttgttgactCTCCTTTATAAGTGTGCTGAaggtctgttgtcaatttgtttactgtaaaatagcattgtatctggtctaCTAAGCTTATCTATATCGCTGGAAGTTTCCTTACTAAATAAGATCAAAAGGAAACTATCATAAGTGATCACATGCCAGACACTCCTCCACTAGAGCATTACTGGCATATTTGTTTTCATTTTCATACGGTCCATCACATTGGTAGGTGTTTTTGCCCTGTAGTAGGCCAGGTACTCTACGGGCTGCTGCTGGGTGGGAGGAGGGCAGACCACAGCAGTCAGAGACCCCCAGTGGATGAAGTGGAGGAGTATTACAGGGAAGGCAAGAGCCTGACCAGCAGCATGGTTGAAGCCATCCTGCCCAGTGCTGCAGAACATATACAGCTAGACACTCTGCATCAggtatgtatgtatacatgtgtatgatatagtatacagtatattgaaacATACTGCTGTTGATTCTCAAATTGAATCTCTTGCTGTTCCTTAGTCTCCAAGGTCAGTGCAGCTTGAGACGTTTTTGGAGACCTTGGTATGTCAGTCTACGTTGCCACGGGTTGAGGCATGCCCATCCCCCACCAGACCTGCCTCTTATTTGACCTGCCTCTACATTTTATGGCTGTCATTGACATATTTCATAGTTAATGCTAAAAACAAGTTTATAAAAGATAGATGTAGATTATAAAATGATAAAGACAGAAACTTTTATATATAAAAAGCTCATGATAAGTTTGACTTTGTTAAATTTGCTTTTATTTCTTTGCTCGTTGCTGTAGTGTATTTGGGCTTTGAAAATAGCTCTATAAATCCCATGTATTGTTACTATTATATTACAGCTGCACTGGAAACATTTTATCATCAAaatgaaaaataacattttaaccAGCTGTTGTTGAGAACTATTGGGTATACACACTAAAGCCTCTCTCTGCGTTGGCAGTATATTTTATATGGAAATCTTAAActgaaaaaaaacaaacagatttgTAAATTTTAGCTCAATCTGAGCAAAAATGAGATGATCAGAATCGGTGTCAGTGACACTGAAAACATGACACAAACCCTCCACCCAGTTAAAACACacttcaaatatatatatacacacacacacacattttcattaATGTACAGATTTATTCTCATACCATCACAACAGAGTACTGTCTTCAGCTGTGCAACACACACAACAAAtcataaataaacaattaaaataatTGTAGCTGATTTGGCCTGTCAAATGGACCAAAGCAGAGAGTATAACCTCttgtaaaataaagaacatgTGTAATAGAAAGAGCTGGCGATGTTAGCCTGTACCCGCTAGGTGCTGCGGTAGGTAGAGGACTTCTGTTGCCATCCATAGCACAGACAAAAACTCATTTGGAAAGCAACATCAATGAATTAGCTCCCGGTCCTAAAAATGCTGAAACAACTCCATCTCCTGGTTCATAAAGAAATAAACCTGGAATGGGTATGACTCAAATAACCCATTATCAACTGAACCTGCCTTTATAAACCTGGGAATTCGATTATATTTAATGTAAATGATTATCAAAACAAGCTTGTTAATTGAGTGATTCTGCATTGTGAAATAAAACCCAGGTATGTCTAGCTGTACCAAAACAAGGCCTCGGAGGCTTCTGGAAAGAGCATGAAGAGAAAAATGTGCTTAAAATGGCCACTTTTGACCCAAGACACAAGCAAAATGTATATGAACAGTGCATGTACAGTAAATGGTTGTCATGGAGATAAATATTTGCACTTAATTTACAGTGTGTAAAATAGAGGCAGAATATTAAAAGGcccatttttttttatctcaatatcaaatcatttctgggtaacaaataAGTACCTTAAAGTGACCTTCTTCAATCAAAAGGCAGTCAAAAACAAACTAAAATAGCTTCCTAGCAAGAGGAATTTCCTCAAGCTAAAATGTTGCTATGACTGTCTAGGAGTggctgagtggggaggggaaaactgaaaaccagCTATTATTGGCATGTcatcaggcaggccaaaactccattccaccaaaacaggctggcATTTTTCAAACAGCTCTGACACTAAAAGGGCACTAATCATCATTTCACAGtactattccaacctcatagtgtggaaatatatataaaacacaggaaaaataACATGTTTGACAGCACTGGACCAAATACCTCTGTGCCTTTCATTCAAGGCAAACAGTTAATTCCCTAAATGGAAAAAATAATGTAGGTTTGATACAGGGCAAGTGAAAGATTTTGGGGAGGCAGACCGTGGCTGGGAGGGTGGGGACTGGGATAGAATTAACTGTATAGTACTGCTTGATCACTGGGAAAATAAACTGCTGAGTGATGGTCCAAAACACAGAATGTCTCCAGGGGCAACTAAATAGATAGCCAGAGTGGAATTAAATGACGCCAAATGAAGGCCATCAGCCCTAATATGTGAGAAAAACCAAACCAAACGTATCTTCTGAAGAAAATGTATTATATTCATCCACCAAAATAACACGGTTTAGTGGTCAACTCTTCCTAAAGTCTATACCAAAACAAAAGTATGCTCACAATTATCAATCCTAAATTGGTTGGAAGTTGATGGTGAGATTGCTACTAGCATGAAAAGCTGGAATGCATGAAAGTAACATCTCTAGACTTCTACAAAGCTATGGTTAGCTACCTGCACTCGAAGCAAGGTGATGACGAATAAGAACAGTTACAAAATTCCATTTATGTTCATGAACCCCAAGACATGAATAGTTGCTCTACAAACAATTATGCTGTCCTTAATTGGTCTTAAAACCTAGACGTGAGTAGTTGATCTACGAGCAGTAACATTGTCCTCTCAGATCACGACACCATAGACATGAATAGTTGCCACATGAACAACAGTTACAATGTCTCATAAATAAA
The genomic region above belongs to Oncorhynchus mykiss isolate Arlee chromosome 3, USDA_OmykA_1.1, whole genome shotgun sequence and contains:
- the LOC110535312 gene encoding protein asteroid homolog 1-like, which codes for MGVQGLTSFMEENGNILKDVHLRNSKLIIDGSNLFNLLYFDSRLDQSHGGDYDAFEDQVCKFFKALRDCDIDPFVIVDGGSDYTDKKFETKKNRALSRINRAKSLSMGLQGSGGILPTLIKHVFKQVLISLNVPYAQCICEADQDIASLARSWNCPVLSNDSDFYIFDIQAGFLPTSHFHWQRVSMQRGSSIRYIPCKQYTTTSFCRHFNINRQVLPVFAAMLGNDYVKLHNMGVSLRWEEYTSMEGRFARFDGLLNWLARFHGQKDALDSVLRLISHCNNRQKTGAVLHGLSLGIEEYHLPPSCLERFFNDGVGPGPGRLPEPLRVLPDWTLLPLMEGRLPSCMVDVLLLGRMMQGAQVEDPSLPCGNNTSRSIRQVLYGLLLGGRRADHSRQRPPVDEVEEYYREGKSLTSSMVEAILPSAAEHIQLDTLHQAPRLVQLKVFLETLGVSQSTLSGVPPHLRLPVAVTCYWLRHAHSPPELPVLQALLLGLVYGELCRKRKSQRGFMEGPVLERLRGLIQRGRRSLDLGVAHAYSQWQCCLKESLHLNQLLCFPLDEPQCAWLYKGTLVHQLVTKLRGGLTPDSLLMGDLGSGQLYRAMLGAILNSHDSHEAAVIPFVSGLQRATPPSLTQPLDDLTAHLHILALEYDDDDGAGGGSKAKSEDDLGWTLVSVRTRHKSKDRFNRARNPEFSRKQGRIGWE